Proteins found in one Cheilinus undulatus linkage group 9, ASM1832078v1, whole genome shotgun sequence genomic segment:
- the wash1 gene encoding WASH complex subunit 1 isoform X1, translating to MVRMTQKHCLEGQVYSVPLIQPDLRREEAIHQIADALLYLESISTDIFKRVSDSVEKNRRQLQSVTDRIKLAQARVDKIKGSKKATKVFSSAKYPAPDRLQDYSSIFTEATDPSSQTRPRLRIQNKLRPFDEKALQEKLMYFPVCVNNKKKSEDETEEGLGSLPRNISSVSSLLLFNTTENLYKKYVFLDPLAGAVTKTHTTLETEKEEKPFDAPLSITKREQLERQTAESYFYVPDLGQVPEIDVPSYLPDLPGIADDLSYSADLGPGFAPSGPTQNIPELPSFSEESSAPGPQLQPNVPPPPPPPPPPPPPPPEPGLTPATPAGVSPPPPPPPPPPPPPVDTADASRVPGSGPVSGAPSEVVQPSDSRASLLESIRNAGGIGKAKLRNVKERKMEKKKQKEQEQAVGAASSGGDFMSDLFNKLAMRRKGISGKGPAGGETGDTPSSTGGAFARMSDVIPPLPAPQSATDDDDWEA from the exons ATGGTCAG GATGACCCAGAAGCACTGCCTGGAGGGCCAGGTGTACTCAGTGCCGCTCATCCAGCCAGacctgaggagagaggaggccATCCATCAGATAGCTGATGCATTACTCTACCTGGAGAGTATCTCTACAGATATTTTCAAAAG GGTGTCTGACAGCGTAGAAAAGAACCGCCGCCAGCTGCAGAGTGTCACTGACCGGATCAAACTAGCTCAGGCTCGTGTTGACAAGATCAAAGGAAGCAAGAAGGCTACCAAG GTTTTCTCCAGTGCCAAATACCCAGCACCAGATCGACTTCAGGATTACTCATCTATCTTTACTGAGGCTACAGACCCTTCCTCACAAACTCGCCCCCGACTCAGAATCCAGAATAAACTCCGACCTTTTGATGAGAAAGCCTTACAG GAGAAGTTGATGTATTTTCCAGTATGTGTGAACAATAAGAAGAAGTCTGAGGATGAGACAGAGGAAGGGCTGGGCAGTCTGCCACGCAACATCTCCTCCGTCAGCTCTCTGTTGCTCTTTAATACAACAGAGAACCT atATAAGAAGTACGTGTTCCTTGATCCTCTGGCTGGAGCTGTGACAAAGACACACACTACACTAGAGACTGAGAAAGAAGAGAAACCATTCGATGCTCCGCTGTCCATTACAAAGAGGGAGCAACTGGAGAGACAG ACAGCAGAGTCTTACTTCTACGTGCCAGACTTGGGCCAGGTGCCTGAGATAGATGTGCCATCCTACCTGCCTGACCTACCAGGCATCGCAGACGACCTGTCCTACAGTGCAGACCTCGGGCCTGGCTTCGCCCCGTCGGGACCAACACAAAACATCCCAGAGCTGCCTTCCTTCTCTGAGGAGAGCAGTGCTCCTG GACCTCAGCTCCAACCGAACgtcccaccacctcctcctccgccaccccctcctcctcctccaccaccggAGCCTGGTCTCACACCTGCCACTCCAGCAGGTGTGTCGCCTCCTCCTCCACCGCCTCCTCCaccgcctcctcctcctgttgACACTGCAGATGCCTCTAGAGTGCCAGGTTCAG GCCCTGTATCTGGTGCTCCCAGTGAGGTGGTTCAGCCGTCAGACAGCCGAGCCAGTCTCCTGGAGTCCATCCGCAACGCTGGAGGCATTGGCAAGGCCAAGTTACGCAATGTTAAAGAGCGCaagatggagaagaagaaacagaaagagCAAGAACAAG CAGTGGGAGCTGCATCCAGTGGGGGAGACTTTATGTCCGATCTCTTTAATAAACTTGCAATGCGTAGGAaag GCATTTCTGGGAAGGGTCCAGCTGGAGGGGAGACAGGCGATACTCCCAGTAGCACAGGGGGTGCATTTGCCAGGATGTCGGACGTGATCCcgccacttcctgccccacagtCAGCGACAGATGATGATGACTGGGAAGCGTAA
- the wash1 gene encoding WASH complex subunit 1 isoform X2, with product MVRMTQKHCLEGQVYSVPLIQPDLRREEAIHQIADALLYLESISTDIFKRVSDSVEKNRRQLQSVTDRIKLAQARVDKIKGSKKATKVFSSAKYPAPDRLQDYSSIFTEATDPSSQTRPRLRIQNKLRPFDEKALQEKLMYFPVCVNNKKKSEDETEEGLGSLPRNISSVSSLLLFNTTENLYKKYVFLDPLAGAVTKTHTTLETEKEEKPFDAPLSITKREQLERQTAESYFYVPDLGQVPEIDVPSYLPDLPGIADDLSYSADLGPGFAPSGPTQNIPELPSFSEESSAPGPQLQPNVPPPPPPPPPPPPPPPEPGLTPATPAGVSPPPPPPPPPPPPPVDTADASRVPGSGPVSGAPSEVVQPSDSRASLLESIRNAGGIGKAKLRNVKERKMEKKKQKEQEQVGAASSGGDFMSDLFNKLAMRRKGISGKGPAGGETGDTPSSTGGAFARMSDVIPPLPAPQSATDDDDWEA from the exons ATGGTCAG GATGACCCAGAAGCACTGCCTGGAGGGCCAGGTGTACTCAGTGCCGCTCATCCAGCCAGacctgaggagagaggaggccATCCATCAGATAGCTGATGCATTACTCTACCTGGAGAGTATCTCTACAGATATTTTCAAAAG GGTGTCTGACAGCGTAGAAAAGAACCGCCGCCAGCTGCAGAGTGTCACTGACCGGATCAAACTAGCTCAGGCTCGTGTTGACAAGATCAAAGGAAGCAAGAAGGCTACCAAG GTTTTCTCCAGTGCCAAATACCCAGCACCAGATCGACTTCAGGATTACTCATCTATCTTTACTGAGGCTACAGACCCTTCCTCACAAACTCGCCCCCGACTCAGAATCCAGAATAAACTCCGACCTTTTGATGAGAAAGCCTTACAG GAGAAGTTGATGTATTTTCCAGTATGTGTGAACAATAAGAAGAAGTCTGAGGATGAGACAGAGGAAGGGCTGGGCAGTCTGCCACGCAACATCTCCTCCGTCAGCTCTCTGTTGCTCTTTAATACAACAGAGAACCT atATAAGAAGTACGTGTTCCTTGATCCTCTGGCTGGAGCTGTGACAAAGACACACACTACACTAGAGACTGAGAAAGAAGAGAAACCATTCGATGCTCCGCTGTCCATTACAAAGAGGGAGCAACTGGAGAGACAG ACAGCAGAGTCTTACTTCTACGTGCCAGACTTGGGCCAGGTGCCTGAGATAGATGTGCCATCCTACCTGCCTGACCTACCAGGCATCGCAGACGACCTGTCCTACAGTGCAGACCTCGGGCCTGGCTTCGCCCCGTCGGGACCAACACAAAACATCCCAGAGCTGCCTTCCTTCTCTGAGGAGAGCAGTGCTCCTG GACCTCAGCTCCAACCGAACgtcccaccacctcctcctccgccaccccctcctcctcctccaccaccggAGCCTGGTCTCACACCTGCCACTCCAGCAGGTGTGTCGCCTCCTCCTCCACCGCCTCCTCCaccgcctcctcctcctgttgACACTGCAGATGCCTCTAGAGTGCCAGGTTCAG GCCCTGTATCTGGTGCTCCCAGTGAGGTGGTTCAGCCGTCAGACAGCCGAGCCAGTCTCCTGGAGTCCATCCGCAACGCTGGAGGCATTGGCAAGGCCAAGTTACGCAATGTTAAAGAGCGCaagatggagaagaagaaacagaaagagCAAGAACAAG TGGGAGCTGCATCCAGTGGGGGAGACTTTATGTCCGATCTCTTTAATAAACTTGCAATGCGTAGGAaag GCATTTCTGGGAAGGGTCCAGCTGGAGGGGAGACAGGCGATACTCCCAGTAGCACAGGGGGTGCATTTGCCAGGATGTCGGACGTGATCCcgccacttcctgccccacagtCAGCGACAGATGATGATGACTGGGAAGCGTAA